The window CGAACGCTCCTGCCAAGCATGTCGGCCGAGACCGCGAGCGAAGCGCGCAGCATCGGGCGAGTCTTCGAGCCCGATGCGAAGCCAACAAGGAAAAGCGCGCGACCTCGGCACGTGATGCGCCCCGATGGACGCACGCCTCGAGCTCGTTGACCACCACCGAGGCCGCCGCGCGCCCTCTCCGCCACGGCGGCGTGATCTCCGAGTCATCTCCGACAGCGAGCCGCCGTGGCGGAGAGGGAGGGATTCGAACCCTCGATAGGGTTTCCCCTATGCAGATTTAGCAAACCTGTGCCTTCAGCCTCTCGGCCACCTCTCCGCGAGGCGCGGCAAGATACCGGCTTCGCTTCCCCGAGAAAGCCCGAATTCGACGCCACGCTCGCCTTCGGCGACGTTGCGCCATCGCCGGAGACGCAGTGAAGCCCTCGCAGACGTCGTTCGAGCTCCCGGGCATCTTCGGCGGCCGGCGCGCGCGACTCATCTCTCTCTCGGTGCTCGCTGGAATCGCGGCTGGCATCGCCGCCTCGATCCTCGCCGCCGCGCTGCACGTCGGAACGGGCGCCGTGATCGGCCGCTACGTCGAGCTCGGTGGCGCCGATGTCTTGCGATTCGACGCCGCGATCCTGCTGCTGCCGGCGCTCGGCGGCCTGCTGTCGGGGCTCCTCGTGCAGTGGATCGCGCGGCTGCCCGTGCAGCAGGGCACGGACCAGATGGTGCTCGCCTTCCACCGCCACGACGGCGTGCTCCCACTGCGCGGCCCCGCAGTGCGCGCGACGGCCGCGGTGGGCGTGATCTCGTTCGGTGGCTCGGCGGGGCCCGAGGGACCGATCGCCGGCCTCGGCGCGGCGATCGGCTCGACCGTCGGCGGACTGCTCCGCCTCACACCGCGCGAGCGGCGCTCACTGCTGATCGCGGGCTGCGCGGCAGGCGTGGGCGCGATCTTCCACTGCCCGCTCGGCGGCGCGCTGTTCGCGACGAGCGTGCTCTACCGGCGTCCCGAGTTCGAAGGCAGCGCGCTCGTGCCGGCGTTCGTCGCGTCCGCGGTCGGTTTCGCCACGTTCGCAACGGTCTCAGGCTCAGGCTCCTACCTCTTTCCCGGTGCGCACTCGCTCACGCTCGAGAGCGCCTTCGAGCTGCCGGTTTACGTCGCGCTCGGCCTCGCGTGCGGCGCGACCGCCGCGCTGTTCGGCGCGAGCTACCGCCGCGTCGAGGCGTTCTTCGCGGCGCGCGAGCGCGTACCGCTCTGGCTGCGCCCCGCGCTCGGCGGACTTGTTACGGGCGCGCTCGCGTGTCTCCTGCCGCAGGTGATGGACGGCGAGTACCGCATGATCCAGAACGCACTGTCGGGCTCGCTGTTTGCGGGCACCGAGAACTCGCGCGGCGCGATCGGCTGGGCGGCGCTGCTGGCGGCGATCGTGGTCGCGAAGTGCGTCGCGACGAGCTTCACGGTCGGCAGCGGCGGCGCAGGCGGCGTGCTCGGTCCGAGCCTCTTCCTCGGCGGCGCCGTCGGCGCGAGCCTCGGCGCGCTGCTGCAGGCCGCGCTTCCCGAATTCGGCAGCGAGCCGCTGCGGCAGGCGCTGATCCCCGTCGGAATGGCCGGCGTGCTCGCGGCGTC of the Deltaproteobacteria bacterium genome contains:
- a CDS encoding chloride channel protein; this translates as MKPSQTSFELPGIFGGRRARLISLSVLAGIAAGIAASILAAALHVGTGAVIGRYVELGGADVLRFDAAILLLPALGGLLSGLLVQWIARLPVQQGTDQMVLAFHRHDGVLPLRGPAVRATAAVGVISFGGSAGPEGPIAGLGAAIGSTVGGLLRLTPRERRSLLIAGCAAGVGAIFHCPLGGALFATSVLYRRPEFEGSALVPAFVASAVGFATFATVSGSGSYLFPGAHSLTLESAFELPVYVALGLACGATAALFGASYRRVEAFFAARERVPLWLRPALGGLVTGALACLLPQVMDGEYRMIQNALSGSLFAGTENSRGAIGWAALLAAIVVAKCVATSFTVGSGGAGGVLGPSLFLGGAVGASLGALLQAALPEFGSEPLRQALIPVGMAGVLAASMRTPIAAMVMVFEMTGSFGLIVPLMLVVVTAYGVGRRWGLVAEQLPSPADSPTHAGDLLVSVLERAHVEDAARSVWPAVVEPATPLARIVASLPIGQPPTAIVAENGRVRGVISFAELRQLVDEAELMPIAIAADLMTSHFDSVAPDETLYDALGVFERSGSEALPVLGAGGELLGVLTRESVHEVVSQRLTAVREDLLREHSGIAAIAEHGQIAHLISGLPVAESGRVERLDLARDWIGRSLAELDLRRERNLTVLAVATADKRFLCPPDPTRALEAGDRLVVLSAGNTTAN